One window of Mediterraneibacter gnavus ATCC 29149 genomic DNA carries:
- a CDS encoding phage holin: MKKINWIVRIKNKAFWVALIPAILLLIQAIAAVFGLTIDLGDLGDKLLTVINALFAVLAILGVVVDPTTPGTGDSERALTYK; the protein is encoded by the coding sequence ATGAAAAAAATCAATTGGATTGTAAGAATCAAAAACAAGGCATTCTGGGTGGCGCTGATCCCGGCAATCTTACTGTTGATACAGGCAATTGCGGCAGTGTTTGGTCTTACCATCGACCTTGGAGACCTTGGAGATAAGTTATTGACTGTAATCAATGCACTCTTTGCAGTGCTGGCAATCCTTGGTGTAGTGGTAGACCCAACGACACCGGGCACAGGAGATTCAGAGAGGGCGCTTACATATAAGTAG